A single Brienomyrus brachyistius isolate T26 chromosome 11, BBRACH_0.4, whole genome shotgun sequence DNA region contains:
- the LOC125751975 gene encoding mucosa-associated lymphoid tissue lymphoma translocation protein 1 homolog yields the protein MISELLIVEHPVSVCVPPQYTTTLSVRAVGPGTLQYQWFQSDQSEVPGATSADFVVQARGSQQYACRVNNQQNCVFSRWVKVKVVEGRTLSLPGGWSGEPHVAENPKPQRVSVGGTTRLCCRAFGVPAPCYQWYRNGNVLQGQTRGILKIEDVNRGSEGSYLCAVSNDLGEQWTEPVDVSIALPGKPTAKTLSATDKVALLIGNLNYSHVPPLLAPMLDVYQLYSHLQQLGFRVVSLLDLSKAEMLAAIGRFLQLLSHGAYALFYYAGHGYECSGRNYLVPTDAPRPYRPEDCVSMQRVMHGMQERHTALNVILLDTCRKWFNLHCVPSLIRSLAPLGNTVYGYATCEDAEAFEVQDGERSSSIFTKYLNRHILRAEKVTRVLELVSEDIGRDPLVAGKQVMEIRHTLKDPRALTDPIRTSGHTQELQIRDLCWMLANELPRCQLLTFACGVTVQLSFSALFSNVVVVFAKVKAVGPGTVDCAIRLKTSPITGDIFPKRLDSDSLDRMGSLRFGSNDRPACSLRLCGLQKLEEPLVITVDLHYTDTQQRLSLSESLKLDVGLPLVALWEQGRLKKKAEETSRRQDAPHHCLEQDAPPRQPSNPPAVHWDHPSTQVSLKTCKGVARHHLGHLTDKHNEPEEVDENDCLERFGKTCA from the exons ATGATCAGTG AACTCCTTATTGTGGAGCATCCTGTGTCCGTCTGCGTCCCTCCACAGTACACGACCACACTCAGTGTCCGCGCTGTGGGACCAGGAACCTTGCAGTACCAGTGGTTCCAGTCAGACCAGAGCGAG GTCCCGGGAGCCACTTCAGCGGACTTTGTAGTCCAGGCTCGAGGGAGCCAGCAGTATGCGTGCCGAGTGAACAATCAGCAGAACTGTGTGTTCAGCCGATGGGTCAAAGTGAAAGTCGTGGAAGGCAGAACGCTTA GTCTCCCTGGGGGATGGAGCGGAGAGCCCCATGTCGCCGAGAACCCAAAGCCTCAGAGGGTCTCTGTGGGGGGAACTACCAGGCTTTGCTGCAGGGCCTTCGGGGTTCCTGCCCCGTGCTACCAGTGGTACAGAAATGGAAACGTCCTACAGGGGCAGACAAGGGGCATCTTGAAG ATCGAGGACGTGAACAGAGGGAGCGAAGGCTCGTACCTGTGCGCCGTCTCTAATGACCTGGGGGAGCAGTGGACAGAACCGGTGGACGTCTCCATAG CACTTCCTGGAAAACCCACAGCAAAGACTCTCTCTG CCACAGACAAAGTGGCTCTGCTAATCGGCAACCTGAACTACTCGCACGTGCCCCCACTGCTGGCCCCCATGCTGGATGTGTACCAGCTGTACAGCCACCTCCAGCAGCTGGGCTTCAGAGTGGTTTCCCTGCTGGATCTCTCCAAGGCCGAGATGCTGGCCGCCATCGGCAGGTTCCTGCAACTGCTCAGCCACGGCGCGTACG CGCTCTTCTACTATGCGGGACACGGGTATGAGTGTTCGGGGAGGAACTACCTGGTGCCCACCGATGCACCGCGACCGTACCGACCCGAGGACTGCGTCAGCATGCAACGGGTGATGCACGGCATGCAGGAGAGACACACAGCGCTCAATGTCATCCTTCTGGACACCTGCCGCAAGTG GTTCAACCTGCACTGTGTACCTTCCCTGATCCGTTCTCTGGCTCCTCTGGGAAACACGGTTTACGGTTATGCCAC GTGCGAGGACGCAGAAGCTTTCGAGGTGCAGGATGGAGAAAGGAGCTCCAGCATCTTCACCAAGTACCTCAACCGGCACATCCTGCGGGCAGAGAAGGTCACGCGCGTGCTGGAGCTGGTGTCTGAAG ATATTGGTAGGGATCCGCTGGTGGCGGGGAAGCAGGTGATGGAGATTAGACACACCCTGAAGGACCCGCGTGCTCTCACAGATCCGATTCGGACCTCAGGACACACCCAGGAGCTCCAGATCAGGGACCtgtgctggatgctggccaaCG AGTTGCCACGGTGCCAGTTGCTAACGTTTGCATGCGGCGTCACGGTTCAGCTGAGCTTCTCCGCTCTCTTCTCCAACGTGGTTGTCGTCTTCGCCAAGGTGAAGGCCGTAGGCCCTGGAACTGTGGACTGCGCCATCCGCTTGAAGACGTCGCCT ATAACGGGAGACATTTTCCCCAAACGACTTGATTCTGACTCTTTAGACAGAATGGGCTCCTTGCGGTTTGGCAGTAATGACAGACCAGCCTGCAGTCTCAGGCTCTGTGGCCTGCAGAAACTTGAG GAACCCTTAGTGATTACGGTGGATCTGCATTACACAGACACTCAGCAGAGATTAAGTCTGTCTGAGAGTCTGAAGCTGGATGTCGGCCTGCCCCTGGTGGCCCTCTGGGAGCAGGGCCGCCTCAAGAAGAAGGCAGAGGAGACCAGCAGGCGGCAAGACGCTCCTCACCACTGTCTGGAGCAGGACGCCCCACCTAGACAGCCGTCCAACCCGCCTGCCGTACACTGGGATCATCCCTCCACCCAGGTGTCACTGAAGACCTGCAAAGGTGTGGCCAGACATCACCTCGGACATTTGACGGACAAGCACAACGAGCCAGAAGAGGTTGACGAGAATGACTGTTTGGAACGTTTTGGGAAAACATGTGCGTGA